TCGATTTGGGGTGAGTATCATGCCGGAGGATGCCGATGCGTTGACGAATAATATTTTAAAGGTGGCGGGTTCGACTTTTTCGTGTGTCGCGGCACCAATACAATATGC
The window above is part of the Nitrospinaceae bacterium genome. Proteins encoded here:
- a CDS encoding aminotransferase class I/II, giving the protein MAAVYPEGTIVTGGLSKDRSSGGYRFGVSIMPEDADALTNNILKVAGSTFSCVAAPIQYA